The Sorangiineae bacterium MSr11954 DNA segment CGCGCTGGCGTGTGGGGTGCTCGGATCAGGGACCGGGGCCGGGAAAGCGTCCCGTGAGGGCGAGACCGCCGGGCACCTCGAGATCCTTTAAGAACTCGAGGAGCAGATCGTTCTCCTCGCTCCCGCGCGCCGTGCGGAGCTCGCGCAACGTGGGCGGTGTCGCGTGGCGCGCGAGCGCCTTGTACTGAAAGAAGCGGATGAACGTATTTTTGTCGATGCCGGTCTCGATCCCGCCGAGCCAGGGCCGATCGGGCGCGCTGGCCATGGCGACGGCGTTCCAGGCGGCCGCGCGCGAGACATCGTCGAGATCGCGCCGGTGGGCGGCGTCCGCGAAGGGGCGTACGGTCTCCGGATCTTGGGTGAGCGCGGCGGCGCCGGCGGGGGTGTCGTTGACCCCGGCCAGCTGGCGCTCGGCGTCCTGATCGGCGAACACACGGGCGGAGGGCTTTCCCTCCAGATCGAGCACGCGGATGGCCAGATCGCTGGCCAGCTCGCGGGTCATGTCGCTGATGGCGCGGTCGGCGAGGATCTGATCCATCACGCTCGAATCGGAGAAGTACTGGAGCGTGCCGAGGGCCGCGCTGCGGCCGCGAAGCTCGCCGCGCCAGACGGGCGCCTGGTCGGCCTTGCGTTTCACCTCGCAGCCCAAGTCCGCGTAGACGATGACATAGCCGTGCCCTTTGTCCGAGGCGCGCCGCAGGGCGAATCGATCCAGCCGGCAGCGGGCGACATACCCGCCGGGCTCGCCGCCGTGAAACGCGCGCGCCTCGATTTCACTGCGGATCCCGCTAGCCAGCACGGCCGCCGGCCCCGGGGCTCGAACCCCGCCGGGCACCACGATGGCCGCCTCGGGATCGAGCGGGGGGCTGATGGGCTCGAAGTCCAGCACGGGCGGGCCTTGCCGCGGGTTGGGGCTGAGGGTCGGCGTGTGCAAGGCAAGGGGGCCGGAACCGCAGCCGGTCGCGAGGGTCGCGGAGGTCGCGAGGGTCGCGTAAGCCGCGAGAGAAAGCGTCCATGCAATCGTCTTCGTGCGCATCGCGCGCGACTTAATCACGCTTTCATTGCGAAGCGTCGCGCAAAGTGCCACTTTGCGCTTCGTCGACGCCGAACAAGCGATCGCCGGTTCGAAAACGACGGCCTCCGGGCCCACTTGACGAACGGGAGGAAAGTCCGAGCTCCAAAGAGTGCGATGCCGGGTAACGCCCGGTGGCGGAAACGCCCAGGAGAGTGCCACAGAAAACAAACCGCCTCGCCCCGGCGCACGTTCGTGCTCCGCGCGAGGTAAGGGTGAAACGGTGGGGTAAGAGCCCACCGCATCGGCGGCAACGTCGATGGCATGGCAAACCCCATCGGGAGCAAGGCCGCGTAGGCAGGCGCTACAAGGGCTACTCGCCCAAGCCTGCGGGTTGGCTGCTCGAGGCGTCCGGTAACGGCCGCCCTAGAGGAATGATCGCTGCCGCGCAAAGGGCAACCCTTGCGCGGAACAGAACTCGGCTTACGGACGACGTCGACCACGCGCCTGCGTTTCCCGCGAGGGAGCGCAGGCGTCGTGCTTTTTTGCGGCCGCGTTCCGCGAGGGGTCGCCGGCGTCGTGCTTTTTTGCGGCCGCGTTTCCGCGAGGGGTCGCAAGTGTCGTGCTCTTTGCGCCCCGTTCACCGCGAGGGGGTCGCCGGTGTCGCGATTTTTTGCGGCCACGTTCCGCGAGGGGTCGCCGGCGTCGTGCTTTTTGCGCCGCGTTCACCGCGAGGGGTCGCCGGCGTCGTGCTTTTTTGCGGCCGCGTTTCCCGCGAGGGACCGTGTCGTGCTTTTTGCGGCCGCGTTCCGCGAGGGGTCGCCGGTGTCGCGCTTTTGCGCCCGTTCACCGCGAGGGGTCGCAAGTGTCGTGCTTTTTGCGCCCGTTCACCGCGGCGGGGACGTATTTTCGAGCCAGGCGACGATGGACGGATGGTGCGGTTTCCACCCGAGCTCGGCGCGGGCTCGCTTGGCGCGCACGCGGCTGTTGGACGCAAGGTGAAGGTGCGCATCGGCGAAGCCCCAGAAGCGCGCGGCCTCCTCGATCGAAAGGCTGGCCGCCGGCAGCCCAAGCCGCCGCCCGACGGCGGTGACCACGGTCTTCAGGTCCGCTTCGCCGTTTTCGGCATAGTAGAACGCACCCCCGGGCGCCTTCTCCAGCGCGAGCAGGTACAGATCGGCCAGGTCCTCTACGTGGACGTTGGACCAGACGTTCGCACCCCGCCCAATCCAGTGCGCCGCGCCGCTCGCGCGCGCCTCGCGCTCGATGTTCGGGATCTGGATGCTCTCCACCTTCAGCCCCAGGCCGTCGCCGTACACCATGGTCGGGCAGATCACGATGGAGTGGACCCCCTGGTTCGCCGCGCGCTGCACGGCGCGATCGGTGGCGACGCGATCGGCCTTGTCCGCGATGGGCTCGTAGTCCGTGTCCTCGTCGAAGACGTCGGCCACGAGCTCGCCCTTGGCGTCCGTGGAGACGATGCTCGAGCCGCTGGTGTGAAGGAACCGCTTCCCCGAGCCTTCCACCCCGCGCAAGAGCGCGTCGACCGAAGCCCGATGGTCGGCGTCGGCCGCGCTGATCACGGCGTCCGCCTCGCGCGCCGCCTCCGTGAGGGCGGCCAAGTCCGAGAGGCTCCCGAGCACGGGCTCGATGCCCCGCGCGCGCAGCGCCGACGCGCGCTCCTCCGTGCGCGCGAGCCCGCGCACCCGATGCCCCGCCCGCCGAAGCCGCTCCGCGACCGTCCCGCCGATGTACCCCGTCGCACCCGCCAAAAAGATGTTCATGGTCCGCCTCCTTTGCTGCCCCGGACCTTAGGTCGCGCCATTTACGCTCGATAGACCCGTTTCTTTCGCAGGACTCGTTCCTAGAATTCGCGAATGACCATCCTTCAAGAGCCGCTCACCGGCCTCGCCGCCTTCGTCCACGCGGTGGAGACCGGGAGCTTCAGCGCGGCCGGGCGCCTGCTCGGCGCGTCGCCCTCGGCCGTGAGCAAGGTGGTGGCCAAGCTCGAGAGCCGCCTGGGCGTGCGCCTCCTGCAGCGCACCACGCGCGCGCTCCACCCCACGGCCGAGGGCTTGTGGCTCTACGAGCGCGGCCAGCGCATCGTGACGGAGCTCGCCGAGACCGAGGTGGCGCTGCGCGAGGCACACGGCCCGCGCGGGCTGCTCCGCATCACGGCCCCCGTCGATCTGGGCCGCCACTGGCTCACCAAGCAGCTGCCGAAGTTCTTCGCGCAGTACCCCGAGATCACCTGCGAGCTCAGTCTCACGGATCGCTTCGTCGATCTGGTGGACGATCGCTTCGACGTGGCGCTTCGCATGGGCGAGGCGGCCGACGGCCCGCTCATCCGGCGCAAGCTCGGTCCCACCCGAACCTCGATCTGCGCGGCCCCGCGCTACTTGCGAAGGCGCGGCACCCCGCGGCACCCCAAGGATCTCGCGGCGCACGACTGCCTGCCGTACGCGCGCGACGGCAAACGCCAGACGTGGACCGTCGGCAATGTCACCGTGTCGGTCACCGGCCCCTTCGCGGCCGACAACTGCGACGCGCTCCTGGCCATGGCGCTCTCCGGCGCAGGCGTCGTGCTTCTGCCGCGCATCGTAGCCGCGCCCGACGTGGGCGCGGGTCGGCTGCGCGCGCTCTTTCCCAAGTACCCCTCGTACGGGCCCAACGTGTATGCCGTTTATCCGGAGCAGCGGCATCTCTCGCCGCGCGTGCGCGCCTTCGTGGACTTTTTGGCCACCGAGTATCCGCGGTCGCTCGATGTCCTCTGACGTGCGTCGATGGTAGAATGAGCGCCGTCATGCGGCCGCTCTTTGCCGATCCTCGAACCGACTACGCATTCAAGGCGATCTTCGGTACGGAAGAGCACAAGCCGTTGCTCGTCGCGCTGCTGAACGATCTCTTGGAGCTCGACGAGGCGCATCGGGTGGTGCAGGTGGAGTTGCTGTCGGCAGAACAGCGTCCGAAGGTAAGTGAGCTCAAACACTCCATCGTCGACGTGAAGTGCCGCGATGCACGCGGCACCACGTACGTGGTCGAGATGCAGGTGCTCAATGTGGAGGGCTTCGAGAAGCGCGTCGTCTACAACGTGGCCAAGGCCTACACGAGCCAGCTGGGGATCGGGGAGCATTACCCGACGCTGAACGACGTCATCGGCGTGACCATCTGCGATTTCAACCTCTGGCCGGAGGCGGAGGTGCCGCTCTTGAGCCGCTGGCGCATGCAGGAGCAGCACACGCGGCGGGTCGGCTTGCCCGAGCTCCAGTTCGTCTTTTTGGAGCTGCCAAAGCTCGACCGAACGCGCGAGCCGCAAACGGTGATTGAAAAGTGGGCCTACTTCTTCCGCGAGGCCTCGAAGCTGAAATCCGTTCCGCCCGTGCTCGCGCAAAAACCCCACCTCGACGCGCTGGATGCTGCCCGCACCGCCCGATTCTCCGAGGAAGAGTGGGAGGCGTACATCCGCGCGGGCATGGCCATTCAAGACGAGCGCGGCGCGCTCTCGCTCGCCCGGCGGGAGGGGCGCGAAGAGGGCCACAAAGAGGGGCACAAGGAAGGGCACACGGAGGGCCAGCTTATCCAAGCTCGCACCACACTGCGCCGCGTGCTGCGCGCACGCGGGCTCGCCATCTCCGCCGAGGACGAGGCCCGCATCGATGCGTGCTCCGACCTCGCCACCCTCGACCAATGGCTCGATCGCAGCCTCACCGCCGACACGGTCGCGGCCGCCCTCACATCGGCATAGACTCGGCCGCTAAGCGGCTTTGCCGGTCGTCGCAACAGGCGTCTCCGCCTCGGCGACCATCGCGCCCTTCATCTCCAGCTCCTGACCGAGACGCCGGCGCAACTTCATCTTGGCACGCGACTCGATTTGGCGGGCCCGCTCGCGCGACACGCCCAGGCGGCGTCCGATTTCGGCGAGGCTCAGCTCGTCGGGATCGTCGGCCATCACGCGGACGGTGACGATGTAGCGCTCGCGTGGATCGAGCTCGTCGAGCGCTTCGCGCACCCGGTGCTCGATCTCGTGCGTGCGCTCGTAGCGCAGAAAGCGCTCTTCCTGCGAGGGAAGCGGGGAGGGGAGCGCGTCGACAATCGATGCGGTCGTATCGTCGTGGGCCTTGGTGTCGAGCGACAGATCGCGCGCCTCCACCCGCTGCGCGAGCTGCGAGATCTTTTCCTTGGTGGTGCCAAAACGGCTCGCGAGCTGTTCGGCGACTTCGTCCGAGTCGGAGGTGAGCGCCGAGATTTTTGCTTTCTCCCTTCGGAGTCGAAAGAACACCTTGGAGCGCAACGGACCGGCTCCAACGCCCACGATGCTCCACGCGCGAATCACGTAGTCGAGAATGTACGCGCGGATCCAGTGCGCGGCGTAGGTCACGAAACGCGTTCCGCGGTCGGGATCGAATTTCCGAAGGGCGGTCATCAGGCCCACATTTCCCTCGGAGATCAGATCGGCAAGGCGCAGTCCGTAGCGGCGGTAGGTCAGAGCAATCGCGACCACGTGCCGCAAATTCGCCTCCACCAGCGCCCCCACGGCCTCGGGATCGCCGAGGTCGCGCACCCGCACGGCGAGTGCCCACTCGTCTTCGCGCGATAAAGCGGGTGCTCGCTGCACGCGCGCGATGTACCGCGAGACGCTCGAATTCGGATCGAGGGAACTCTTCATCATGGTCGCTCCCTCCGCATCTCGGCGCCCCGTGCCGAAGAAAGGACGATGCTGGCGTTGTCCACGCCGCGCATCGATGCAGGATCAGTGCGAGCAGTCCGTCCACGCTCCCGTCGTCAAGGACTTGACGTGGCGTCGGCGAAAAACCGCCACCTCAGCAAGTCGACGCATCGCGCTAGCCGCCGTCTGGCATCGTTCGCCACGTGGCAATCTTGCCCTCCCGTGGCAGTCCGGCGCCCGCTTGCGGTTCGCCCAATCCGCGACTTTTTCAGCGCCGCGACCGTAGAACCGCCGCGCGTATCCCGCCCTGCACCGCCCCCGCGGCGACGCTTCAAAAACGGCGCGCCGCTCCACGCAAAACCGCCGGTCATCGCAACGCGTTCGTACGCGCGCGCGACACCGGCGGCCTTTCACAACGAAAATGTACGCGAGCCCGCGATCAGCCGGGGCCGATCAAGCCGAAAAAGACGACCCGCAACCGCAGGTGCCTTTGACATTCGGGTTGTTGAATTTGAACCCGGAGCCGTGCACGCCCTCGACGTAGTCGATCTCCGTCTCCTCCAGGTACTGGTGGCTGAGCGGGTCGACATACAGCTTGACGCCGTTGGACTCGTATTCCTCGTCCATCTCGCCAACCGCGTCCTCGAAATAAAGGTCGTAGCTGAAGCCGGCGCAACCACCGCCAACGACGCGCAAACGCAACCCTTGCCCCTCGAGGGCCTCGGCGGAGGCGATCTCTTTGACCTTCGTGGCGGCTTTCTCAGTGATGGTGATCATAGTGATTGTGGCGATTATACGGACGGAGCCGCATCCGCGCCAGGGGAGCCCCCCGAGATTCCCGCGCCGCGCTGCCCCTGCGGCTCGCGCCTAGCGCCCCGCGGCCTCGGCACCGACGACCTCGACGAGGTTCCCCGTGTCGGACACCACCACGAATCCATCGCGCGTCGGCGCCATTCCCACGATATTTCCGCTGCGCGGCTTGCCCGCCGCGGTGATGCGCGTGGCCCAAGGCGTCTCGCCCAACAGGCGCACGCCGGTGTTGGCGGATGCCACCCCAATGAATCCCTCTGGGGTCGCGAACGCGACCGTTCCCGCGCCATCGACGAGCACGCCCGAGTGCGTCGGCGCCACCAGCGCCAGCTGCCCACCGTCCGACAGGGCCATCGGGGCAAAGGTCGAGACGGGATGGCGGGCGAGCTCTTGCCCCGCCCCATCGATGGCCACCAGCAAGGTTCGGCCAGGGGACATCGAGAGCAGATGCGCAACCTCGCCCTGGAGCGCGGGCGGCCCGAGGTAGACCCCCGCTTGCACGGACGAGCGCGTCACCACCGTACCGTGCGCGAGGTCCATCGCCGCGAGCCGCGTTCCCTCCACCACGGCCAGCAAGGTCGAGGGGCCCCCAAGCACCGCGCTGCCATCGATGGGCGCGCCGAACGTGCCGATTTTTTGCGCCTCCCGCCCCGGGATCCACCCGTACACCGCGCCCGTCGCGCTCACCGCCAGGACCTGTCCGCGCGCCGCCAGGAGCGGCGTCGCCAGCGGCTCCGGCACCGAGGCCCGCGCCCGCACGCTCCCCTCGGCGTCGAGGGCCGCGAGCTCGGTCGACGTGGCCACCACCACGCCGCCGTCCTCCAGCGAGAGGGGCGATACGCGCCCGGCCAGCGAGCGCTC contains these protein-coding regions:
- a CDS encoding NAD-dependent epimerase/dehydratase family protein; translated protein: MNIFLAGATGYIGGTVAERLRRAGHRVRGLARTEERASALRARGIEPVLGSLSDLAALTEAAREADAVISAADADHRASVDALLRGVEGSGKRFLHTSGSSIVSTDAKGELVADVFDEDTDYEPIADKADRVATDRAVQRAANQGVHSIVICPTMVYGDGLGLKVESIQIPNIEREARASGAAHWIGRGANVWSNVHVEDLADLYLLALEKAPGGAFYYAENGEADLKTVVTAVGRRLGLPAASLSIEEAARFWGFADAHLHLASNSRVRAKRARAELGWKPHHPSIVAWLENTSPPR
- a CDS encoding LysR family transcriptional regulator produces the protein MTILQEPLTGLAAFVHAVETGSFSAAGRLLGASPSAVSKVVAKLESRLGVRLLQRTTRALHPTAEGLWLYERGQRIVTELAETEVALREAHGPRGLLRITAPVDLGRHWLTKQLPKFFAQYPEITCELSLTDRFVDLVDDRFDVALRMGEAADGPLIRRKLGPTRTSICAAPRYLRRRGTPRHPKDLAAHDCLPYARDGKRQTWTVGNVTVSVTGPFAADNCDALLAMALSGAGVVLLPRIVAAPDVGAGRLRALFPKYPSYGPNVYAVYPEQRHLSPRVRAFVDFLATEYPRSLDVL
- a CDS encoding Rpn family recombination-promoting nuclease/putative transposase; the protein is MSAVMRPLFADPRTDYAFKAIFGTEEHKPLLVALLNDLLELDEAHRVVQVELLSAEQRPKVSELKHSIVDVKCRDARGTTYVVEMQVLNVEGFEKRVVYNVAKAYTSQLGIGEHYPTLNDVIGVTICDFNLWPEAEVPLLSRWRMQEQHTRRVGLPELQFVFLELPKLDRTREPQTVIEKWAYFFREASKLKSVPPVLAQKPHLDALDAARTARFSEEEWEAYIRAGMAIQDERGALSLARREGREEGHKEGHKEGHTEGQLIQARTTLRRVLRARGLAISAEDEARIDACSDLATLDQWLDRSLTADTVAAALTSA
- a CDS encoding RNA polymerase factor sigma-32, giving the protein MMKSSLDPNSSVSRYIARVQRAPALSREDEWALAVRVRDLGDPEAVGALVEANLRHVVAIALTYRRYGLRLADLISEGNVGLMTALRKFDPDRGTRFVTYAAHWIRAYILDYVIRAWSIVGVGAGPLRSKVFFRLRREKAKISALTSDSDEVAEQLASRFGTTKEKISQLAQRVEARDLSLDTKAHDDTTASIVDALPSPLPSQEERFLRYERTHEIEHRVREALDELDPRERYIVTVRVMADDPDELSLAEIGRRLGVSRERARQIESRAKMKLRRRLGQELEMKGAMVAEAETPVATTGKAA
- the erpA gene encoding iron-sulfur cluster insertion protein ErpA, which produces MITITEKAATKVKEIASAEALEGQGLRLRVVGGGCAGFSYDLYFEDAVGEMDEEYESNGVKLYVDPLSHQYLEETEIDYVEGVHGSGFKFNNPNVKGTCGCGSSFSA
- a CDS encoding PQQ-like beta-propeller repeat protein, with translation MIRAFRASWARRAALVGVMGGAALGIAAAASAQRVEPGRPRTVIVGASRALAPTDRVDARRSGFSRTRLPASGLRTSFRHAFEQVIEHAPLVLDDGSIAVVVNRNELVLLAGDRTPKYVGLLGGGALGPLTALSDGTIVAVNSAGEALGVRHGTVRFRTRLGGERSLAGRVSPLSLEDGGVVVATSTELAALDAEGSVRARASVPEPLATPLLAARGQVLAVSATGAVYGWIPGREAQKIGTFGAPIDGSAVLGGPSTLLAVVEGTRLAAMDLAHGTVVTRSSVQAGVYLGPPALQGEVAHLLSMSPGRTLLVAIDGAGQELARHPVSTFAPMALSDGGQLALVAPTHSGVLVDGAGTVAFATPEGFIGVASANTGVRLLGETPWATRITAAGKPRSGNIVGMAPTRDGFVVVSDTGNLVEVVGAEAAGR